The following coding sequences are from one Musa acuminata AAA Group cultivar baxijiao chromosome BXJ2-4, Cavendish_Baxijiao_AAA, whole genome shotgun sequence window:
- the LOC103982695 gene encoding protein PIN-LIKES 7-like has translation MEFWSLLMVASMPVLQVLLVGLLGAFLASGYINILSANARSDINKIVFVVFVPALTFASLAKTVTAKDIISWWFMPVNVGITFLAGGILGWAAVKILRPERHLEALVIASCSAGNLGAMPLIIIPAICEEEGNPFGASKICRVQGISYASLSMALGNFFIWTHTYGLIRKSISHCGRIHKDDVPTNKNRNPEVVRKTTIFDPQDYSDQEEALLLPSSEDSEPSDRTADHHNEMEQSVSSRKLGDIIVHVWERSKGTFYQISKELLSPPTVAAVGGFIVGVVPWLKALIVGETGPLHVVQDSVTLLGDGTIPCTIIILGGNLTEGLRKSTVRPLVITAIVCVRYVILPLFGIAVVMAAGHVGFLPPSPLYRYVLLIQFTVPPAMSIGTMTQLFDACQEECSVIFLWTYMLAALALTVWSMIFMWILS, from the exons ATGGAGTTCTGGTCTCTGCTCATGGTGGCTTCCATGCCAGTGCTGCAGGTGCTGCTTGTTGGCCTGCTAGGAGCCTTTCTTGCATCCGGCTACATCAACATCCTTTCTGCTAATGCCCGCAGCGATATCAACAAG ATTGTATTCGTCGTCTTCGTTCCAGCCCTAACATTTGCAAGTCTAGCAAAGACTGTTACAGCAAAGGACATCATTTCTTG GTGGTTTATGCCTGTCAACGTTGGAATCACGTTCTTGGCTGGTGGAATTCTTGGATGGGCTGCAGTGAAGATCTTGAGACCTGAGCGTCACCTTGAAGCCCTCGTCATCGCGAGCTGCTCTGCAG GTAATTTAGGTGCCATGCCCTTGATCATCATCCCAGCAATCTGTGAGGAAGAGGGCAATCCATTTGGGGCTTCCAAGATTTGCCGTGTCCAGGGAATCTCATACGCATCTTTATCGATGGCG CTTGGAAATTTCTTCATATGGACCCATACCTACGGTCTTATAAGAAAATCGATCAGTCATTGTGGCAGGATCCATAAAGATGATGTGCCGACAAACAAGAACAGGAATCCAGAGGTGGTCAGGAAAACTACAATATTTGATCCACAAGATTACAGTGATCAGGAGGAGGCCTTACTTCTGCCATCATCTGAAGATTCAGAACCAAGTGATAGAACCGCAGATCATCATAAT GAGATGGAGCAAAGTGTATCCAGCAGAAAGCTCGGTGACATAATTGTGCACGTATGGGAAAGATCGAAGGGAACTTTTTACCAGATATCAAAGGAACTATTATCACCACCAACAGTTGCTGCG GTAGGTGGCTTTATCGTCGGTGTTGTGCCATGGTTGAAGGCACTCATTGTAGGAGAAACAGGCCCATTACATGTGGTTCAAGATTCAGTGACATTGCTAGG GGATGGCACAATACCTTGCACAATTATCATTCTAGGAGGCAATCTGACGGAAG GACTGCGCAAGTCAACGGTGAGGCCGCTGGTAATCACAGCAATAGTTTGTGTGCGGTATGTCATCCTTCCCCTCTTTGGCATTGCGGTGGTGATGGCTGCAGGGCACGTGGGATTCCTGCCACCATCTCCACTGTACCGCTACGTGCTGCTTATACAGTTTACAGTGCCCCCTGCCATGAGTATTG GTACAATGACACAATTATTCGATGCATGCCAAGAAGAATGCTCGGTAATATTCCTCTGGACGTACATGCTGGCTGCCTTGGCACTCACAGTTTGGTCGATGATCTTTATGTGGATCCTATCGTAG
- the LOC135611045 gene encoding monosaccharide-sensing protein 2-like produces MQGAVLVAIAASIGNLLQGWDNATIAGAVLYIKKEFKLESEPTIEGLIVAMSLIGATIITTFSGAVSDWVGRRPMLIISSVLYFLSGLVMLWSPNVYVLLLARLIDGFGIGLAVTLVPVYISETAPSEIRGLLNTLPQFSGSGGMFLSYCMVFGMSLMDNPHWRVMLGVLSIPSLLYFALTVFFLPESPRWLVSKGRMVEAKRVLQRLRGREDVSGELALLVEGLGIGGETSIEEYIIGPANELADDQGAIADKEHITLYGPEEGLSWVARPVKGQSSLALVSRHGSMQKQQSVLLMDPVVTLFGSVHEKLPEMGSMQSTLFPNFGSMFSVADQQHKTEQWDEESLQQEGDGYASDAGGGDSDDNLHSPLLSRQTTGMEVKDIAPRHGSGMSMRRNSSLLQNGGETVSSMGIGGGWQLAWKWSERKDADGKKEGGFKRIYLHQEGVPGSRKGSLVSLPGVEIPEDSEFVQAAALVSQPALFSKELMDKHAVGPAMVHPSEAAAKGPKWADLFEPGVKHALLVGVGIQILQQFAGINGVLYYTPQILEQAGVEVLLANIGIGAASASILISALTTLLMLPSIGVAMRLMDISGRRFLLLSTIPVLIASLVVLVVANLVDMGTVVHAVLSTVSVVVYFCCFVMGFGPIPNILCAEIFPTRVRGVCIAICALTFWFGDIIVTYTLPVLLNMIGLAGVFGIYAVVCTLALVFVFLKVPETKGMPLEVITEFFAVGTKQAALD; encoded by the exons ATGCAGGGTGCTGTTCTTGTCGCCATAGCTGCCTCAATCGGTAACTTGTTGCAGGGGTGGGATAATGCCACCATTGCAG GTGCTGTTCTGTACATTAAGAAGGAATTTAAATTGGAATCTGAGCCTACCATAGAAGGACTAATAGTTGCTATGTCACTTATTGGGGCTACTATTATCACAACATTCTCTGGAGCAGTATCAGACTGGGTTGGCAGGCGTCCCATGTTAATCATCTCATCAGTTCTCTATTTTCTTAGTGGTCTAGTGATGCTGTGGTCGCCAAATGTCTATGTCCTACTCTTGGCAAGGCTTATTGATGGATTTGGGATTGGTTTGGCTGTCACACTTGTTCCTGTATATATCTCTGAGACAGCTCCATCAGAGATAAGGGGATTATTGAATACTCTCCCACAGTTCAGTGGCTCTGGAGGAATGTTCCTATCGTATTGTATGGTTTTTGGGATGTCACTAATGGACAACCCTCACTGGAGAGTGATGCTGGGTGTTCTCTCTATTCCATCCCTCCTTTATTTTGCATTGACGGTTTTCTTTCTGCCAGAGTCTCCAAGGTGGCTGGTAAGCAAGGGAAGAATGGTAGAGGCTAAACGGGTTTTGCAGAGATTGCGTGGAAGGGAAGATGTCTCAG GAGAATTGGCTCTTCTTGTTGAGGGTTTAGGGATTGGCGGTGAGACTTCCATTGAAGAGTACATAATTGGTCCGGCTAATGAGCTTGCTGATGACCAGGGTGCAATTGCTGATAAGGAGCATATCACACTGTATGGTCCTGAAGAAGGCCTTTCATGGGTTGCTCGGCCTGTAAAGGGACAAAGTTCCCTTGCTCTTGTATCTCGCCATGGTAGCATGCAAAAACAGCAAAGTGTGCTGCTGATGGATCCTGTGGTTACCTTATTTGGGAGTGTCCATGAGAAGCTACCTGAGATGGGAAGCATGCAAAGCACACTGTTCCCCAATTTTGGAAGCATGTTTAGTGTGGCAGATCAGCAACACAAAACTGAGCAGTGGGATGAGGAGAGTCTTCAACAGGAGGGTGATGGTTATGCATCTGATGCTGGTGGAGGCGATTCTGATGACAATTTGCATAGTCCTTTGCTTTCTCGCCAAACAACAGGCATGGAAGTGAAGGATATTGCTCCACGGCATGGAAGTGGTATGAGCATGAGGAGAAATAGCAGTCTCCTGCAGAATGGAGGAGAGACAGTTAGTAGTATGGGTATTGGTGGGGGATGGCAACTGGCATGGAAATGGTCTGAGAGAAAAGATGCAGATGGGAAAAAGGAAGGTGGGTTCAAAAGAATCTATCTACACCAAGAGGGTGTTCCTGGGTCAAGGAAGGGTTCCCTTGTTTCCCTCCCAGGAGTTGAAATTCCTGAAGATAGCGAGTTTGTTCAAGCTGCTGCTTTGGTAAGCCAACCTGCTCTTTTCTCTAAGGAACTTATGGATAAGCACGCAGTGGGGCCAGCCATGGTTCATCCATCAGAAGCAGCTGCTAAAGGACCAAAGTGGGCAGATCTTTTTGAACCAGGTGTTAAACATGCTTTACTAGTTGGAGTTGGGATCCAAATACTTCAGCAG TTTGCTGGCATAAACGGGGTTCTCTACTACACCCCTCAGATACTAGAGCAAGCTGGCGTTGAAGTTTTACTGGCAAATATTGGTATTGGTGCGGCTTCAGCATCTATCCTCATTAGTGCTCTTACAACCTTGTTGATGCTTCCTAGTATTGGTGTTGCCATGCGGCTTATGGATATCTCCGGAAGAAG GTTTCTTTTGTTGTCCACAATCCCTGTCTTGATAGCTTCACTGGTTGTCTTGGTTGTGGCCAACCTTGTGGACATGGGCACAGTAGTTCATGCTGTGCTTTCCACTGTAAGTGTTGTTGTCTACTTCTGCTGCTTCGTCATGGGATTTGGCCCAATCCCTAATATCCTTTGCGCGGAGATCTTTCCAACACGAGTCCGTGGCGTGTGCATTGCCATCTGTGCCCTCACCTTCTGGTTCGGAGACATCATCGTCACATACACACTTCCTGTTTTGTTGAATATGATCGGCCTTGCTGGTGTCTTTGGAATATATGCGGTCGTGTGCACCTTAGCTTTGGTATTTGTGTTCTTGAAAGTTCCTGAAACAAAGGGCATGCCTCTTGAGGTCATCACAGAATTCTTTGCTGTCGGCACAAAACAAGCTGCACTTGATTAA